The following proteins are encoded in a genomic region of Bacteroidota bacterium:
- a CDS encoding DUF6807 family protein, giving the protein RDKPVDIKAQIGRDFFHNNGASHWKRIAASILQKDGAEVKWQTVYHMLDEAGNPILEETMNWSLSMDGDKTLIGLEWRGKAIEDITINAFEYGGMFLRMPWRRDIAGEAINNKNQRNQEAEGQKADWVDVGMVIEGRADWGHITIMDHPDNTNYPTAWRVDGQLGIGPCRALEGDWHIKKGETEVIRHQLVAYTGALDREVMSGIWTAYSGR; this is encoded by the coding sequence CGCGATAAACCTGTCGATATAAAGGCGCAAATTGGGCGCGACTTTTTCCATAACAACGGCGCGAGCCACTGGAAAAGGATTGCTGCCTCTATTTTACAAAAAGACGGTGCAGAGGTAAAATGGCAGACCGTGTATCACATGCTGGACGAAGCAGGCAACCCGATCCTTGAGGAGACCATGAACTGGTCGCTCTCCATGGATGGCGATAAAACATTAATTGGACTCGAATGGCGCGGTAAAGCCATTGAAGATATCACTATAAACGCGTTCGAATACGGTGGTATGTTTCTTCGCATGCCCTGGCGACGGGATATCGCTGGCGAAGCCATCAACAACAAAAATCAGCGCAACCAGGAAGCAGAAGGACAAAAAGCGGACTGGGTAGATGTCGGCATGGTCATCGAAGGCCGCGCAGACTGGGGACACATCACCATCATGGACCACCCAGACAATACCAACTATCCCACTGCATGGCGTGTGGATGGACAACTGGGGATTGGACCCTGCCGCGCACTGGAAGGCGACTGGCACATCAAGAAAGGCGAAACGGAGGTTATTCGCCACCAATTGGTAGCCTACACGGGTGCACTGGACCGGGAAGTGATGTCAGGTATCTGGACGGCCTATAGCGGACGATAA